In one window of Shewanella goraebulensis DNA:
- a CDS encoding polysaccharide lyase domain-containing protein — protein sequence MRIKKLSALVAIALSTSLLAGCDFYDEPPGDGGTDPGLPPVETPDVADVVASSSAELLAAIDTATAGDVIGLNIAGTFENVGTVIIDKAITLITSDAEGAIDDPVAGEQAVLSGAICIDIPTEAAETLRGGSQARISNIGFENITMDSCGSGESTSNSVINIGKVGKDKTPVILDNLTFDGTGFEESTSDSAAWVYSRGLVNISDSVFTNKSTDAQSMLYLNCGSSASRGGSYANDTGSIMTGNTFALAEINANDATKAATIGVPSNLGQENKNCAATFTDNTFEKFGFLISESSDQSTALYDVFGDTTQSDNLLPDEETDPGLPPVDPGVVKTVDELVAAIEAASSGTTINLDVAGDFANAGTIVINKAITLQSTDAEGVVSETEQAVFSGAVCIDIPTEAAEELRGGNQAKLTNIAFENIVMSDCGSGESASTSIINIGKVGKDKTAVILDNLAFDGSGFEESTGESDAWVYSRGLVDISDSVFANKSADAQNIVYLNCGSSASRGGDNTDPRGSIISGSTFGLAAENTSGMTIAATIGVPSNLGQENKNCGAEFSENTFDNFNELISETNDISTALYDVFGDTTETNNTVTGGGTDPEPTYPENVEEVNAAIQAATAGTSITLGASFEYSTGVITIDRAITLTGQDGAAISGSACIDVIDGAAGAEISNIAFNNDSIAKCGITDDAKEAVINIQKVGEDNMPIVLNNLSFDASGITEQDQIENKGAWIRSYGFINLTGSEFLSQSRNLQNDMVKLTCSSSKGRMGTLIDGNTFSIIGDGNKETAAVKIGDSSGGIIKDADNENTCAVTVSNNTFTDYTLEAVNDVGTGERDAAIFARLPAESTNVFTDNTHN from the coding sequence ATGAGAATTAAAAAACTATCGGCTTTAGTGGCCATTGCTTTATCTACAAGTTTATTAGCAGGTTGTGATTTTTATGATGAACCACCAGGAGACGGCGGTACTGATCCTGGGTTACCACCAGTAGAAACACCAGATGTGGCTGATGTTGTTGCATCAAGCTCTGCTGAATTATTAGCGGCTATTGATACAGCAACTGCGGGTGATGTGATTGGTTTAAACATTGCTGGCACGTTTGAAAATGTCGGCACTGTGATCATTGATAAAGCGATTACCTTAATTACCTCTGATGCAGAAGGTGCAATTGATGATCCTGTTGCTGGTGAGCAAGCTGTATTATCGGGCGCAATTTGTATTGATATTCCTACAGAAGCAGCTGAAACATTACGTGGTGGCAGCCAAGCACGCATTTCAAATATTGGCTTTGAAAACATTACCATGGATAGCTGTGGTAGCGGTGAAAGCACATCAAATTCAGTTATTAACATAGGTAAAGTCGGTAAAGATAAAACGCCGGTGATTCTTGATAATTTAACCTTTGATGGCACAGGCTTTGAAGAGTCTACAAGTGACAGCGCAGCTTGGGTTTACTCTCGTGGGTTAGTGAACATTTCTGACAGTGTATTTACTAATAAATCTACCGATGCACAAAGTATGCTTTACCTGAACTGTGGTAGCTCTGCATCACGCGGTGGCAGTTACGCCAATGATACTGGCTCAATAATGACGGGTAATACTTTTGCTCTCGCAGAAATTAATGCCAATGATGCAACAAAAGCCGCCACTATTGGTGTGCCAAGTAACTTAGGTCAAGAAAATAAAAACTGTGCAGCAACATTCACAGACAATACTTTTGAGAAGTTTGGTTTCTTAATAAGTGAATCAAGTGACCAATCAACTGCACTTTACGATGTGTTTGGTGATACTACACAGTCAGATAACCTTTTACCTGATGAAGAGACGGACCCTGGCCTTCCACCTGTTGACCCAGGAGTGGTCAAAACTGTTGATGAATTAGTTGCGGCTATTGAAGCTGCAAGTTCAGGTACCACAATCAATTTAGACGTTGCAGGTGACTTTGCTAATGCTGGCACCATCGTTATAAACAAAGCGATCACTTTACAATCTACCGATGCTGAAGGTGTGGTGAGCGAAACTGAGCAAGCGGTATTCTCTGGCGCTGTTTGTATCGATATTCCTACAGAAGCTGCTGAAGAGTTACGTGGTGGTAATCAAGCCAAACTGACGAATATCGCTTTCGAAAACATCGTGATGAGTGATTGTGGTTCAGGTGAAAGTGCCTCAACCTCTATCATTAACATTGGTAAAGTCGGTAAAGACAAAACAGCGGTTATCCTTGATAACTTAGCTTTTGATGGCAGTGGTTTTGAAGAATCAACGGGTGAAAGTGATGCTTGGGTTTATTCACGTGGTTTAGTGGATATCTCTGACTCAGTATTTGCTAATAAATCTGCTGACGCGCAAAACATAGTTTACCTCAACTGTGGTAGCTCAGCCTCTCGCGGTGGTGATAACACAGACCCTCGCGGTTCAATCATTTCTGGTAGTACTTTTGGCTTAGCTGCAGAAAATACTTCAGGGATGACCATCGCTGCAACTATCGGTGTGCCAAGTAACTTAGGCCAAGAAAATAAAAACTGCGGCGCAGAGTTCTCTGAAAACACCTTCGATAATTTCAATGAGTTAATCAGTGAAACCAATGACATTTCTACTGCACTTTACGATGTGTTTGGTGACACCACTGAAACCAATAACACAGTGACTGGCGGCGGCACAGATCCAGAGCCAACATACCCAGAAAACGTTGAAGAAGTGAATGCTGCAATTCAAGCTGCAACAGCAGGCACCAGCATTACTTTAGGCGCAAGCTTTGAGTATTCAACAGGCGTTATCACTATCGATAGAGCGATTACATTAACAGGTCAAGATGGGGCAGCTATTTCTGGTAGTGCTTGTATTGATGTGATTGATGGTGCTGCAGGCGCAGAAATCTCTAACATCGCATTCAATAATGATTCTATTGCTAAATGCGGGATTACAGATGATGCCAAAGAAGCGGTAATTAACATTCAAAAAGTCGGTGAAGATAACATGCCGATAGTGCTCAATAACCTTTCATTTGATGCATCAGGTATTACTGAACAAGATCAAATCGAAAACAAAGGTGCTTGGATACGTTCATACGGTTTCATCAACTTAACAGGTAGTGAATTCCTTTCTCAAAGCCGTAACTTACAAAACGACATGGTCAAATTGACTTGTAGCTCAAGTAAAGGCCGCATGGGTACGCTAATTGATGGCAATACGTTCAGCATTATTGGTGACGGCAATAAAGAAACCGCTGCAGTTAAAATCGGTGACTCAAGTGGCGGCATTATTAAAGATGCAGACAACGAGAACACCTGTGCTGTGACGGTGAGCAATAACACCTTCACTGACTATACCCTTGAAGCAGTTAATGACGTAGGTACAGGTGAACGCGATGCAGCCATTTTTGCTCGCCTGCCAGCAGAAAGCACCAACGTATTCACTGATAACACTCACAACTAA